The following are encoded in a window of Ignavibacteria bacterium genomic DNA:
- a CDS encoding DinB family protein, with amino-acid sequence MIDKNTLIFDLESATGRLAEAIGDFPVNEFNKSASIGTWSAGDIAEHLYIVESFISKIMTGAVRASERDPLQKAPLLGTTFKDFEKKFTAGKEIYPTEVPKNRDEIAQKLVNNRTTLVNTIKVHDMTESCLDFIHPKFGELTRAEWIYFIIYHGDRHLQQLENVRKFIAL; translated from the coding sequence ATGATAGACAAAAACACGCTAATATTTGACCTGGAAAGCGCAACCGGGAGGCTTGCCGAGGCCATAGGGGATTTTCCAGTAAATGAGTTTAATAAAAGCGCCTCTATAGGAACGTGGTCGGCGGGCGACATTGCAGAGCACCTTTATATTGTAGAGAGTTTTATAAGTAAAATTATGACGGGCGCCGTGAGGGCATCGGAGCGCGACCCGCTGCAGAAAGCGCCGCTTCTTGGGACCACATTCAAGGATTTTGAAAAGAAGTTTACGGCAGGAAAAGAAATCTACCCCACAGAAGTGCCCAAGAACCGTGATGAGATTGCGCAAAAACTTGTTAACAACAGGACCACTCTCGTTAATACAATAAAAGTGCACGACATGACGGAAAGCTGTCTGGACTTTATACATCCGAAGTTCGGGGAACTGACAAGAGCCGAATGGATATATTTTATTATTTACCACGGCGACCGGCATCTTCAGCAGCTGGAGAATGTAAGGAAATTTATAGCGCTGTAG
- a CDS encoding T9SS type A sorting domain-containing protein has product MSDAAGHFSFYHEVHSPIALSGGGNFSEIYNSKSFEYALGTLDVADVRSDNVSADAIIDKDISLTMDFNDTTEYFGLTVGFSGKGFTTARHYGSPPVGGSVRWWDYGGPFERGDVAALGFDSAPGVYVSRSDSGYSVSWSKTETTDDSDGAHRSVKQNLTATITPYDKTTGVEEKLRYGIPDNYSLEQNYPNPFNPSTKIRYSLPERAFVTLKVYDVLGSEIASLVSQEKGAGNYEVEFDASKLTSGIYIYRIQAGKFTSARKLLLVK; this is encoded by the coding sequence ATGTCAGATGCGGCGGGACATTTCAGCTTTTACCATGAGGTCCATTCTCCCATCGCACTCAGCGGAGGCGGAAACTTCTCTGAAATCTATAATTCAAAATCCTTTGAGTACGCTCTGGGAACCCTTGACGTTGCCGACGTCAGAAGCGATAATGTAAGCGCTGATGCAATAATTGATAAAGATATCAGCCTTACAATGGATTTTAATGACACCACTGAATACTTCGGGCTCACGGTTGGATTTTCCGGCAAGGGGTTCACAACCGCCAGACACTACGGAAGTCCTCCCGTTGGAGGCAGCGTTAGATGGTGGGATTACGGCGGACCCTTCGAAAGAGGGGACGTGGCAGCCTTAGGTTTTGACAGCGCCCCGGGAGTCTATGTCAGCCGTTCCGACAGCGGTTACTCTGTAAGCTGGTCTAAGACTGAAACCACCGATGACAGCGATGGCGCACACAGGTCGGTAAAGCAGAATCTTACCGCGACAATTACGCCTTACGACAAAACAACAGGAGTTGAAGAGAAACTGAGGTATGGTATACCGGATAACTATTCCCTTGAACAGAATTATCCTAATCCATTTAACCCTTCAACAAAGATACGCTACAGCCTTCCCGAAAGGGCATTCGTGACGCTTAAGGTTTATGACGTCCTTGGAAGTGAAATAGCCTCTCTTGTCAGCCAGGAAAAAGGGGCTGGAAATTATGAGGTGGAATTTGACGCCTCAAAGCTTACTAGCGGAATCTACATCTATAGGATACAGGCAGGAAAGTTTACTTCAGCCAGGAAGCTTCTTCTCGTGAAGTAA
- a CDS encoding SOS response-associated peptidase — translation MCGRFENNVQVEDLFSALEAKGTSLKAELPKENIAPTQKIMTVIEKDNELKLIPMNWGIKFSDDSPLIFNSRIETIKEKPYWQRLFSENKCLVPMTAFYEWKKEGTRKVPYRIFLPNERFFFVPALYLEKDRQLYASLITTTSNKFIEKLHHRMPVILKMNEALDYLKCDSEVNLKRCIPLSSTEKMDMEQVTL, via the coding sequence ATGTGCGGAAGATTTGAAAATAATGTACAGGTAGAGGACCTTTTCAGCGCCCTTGAGGCTAAAGGCACCTCTCTTAAGGCAGAACTGCCGAAAGAGAATATTGCGCCTACACAGAAAATTATGACTGTAATTGAAAAGGATAACGAGCTCAAACTTATTCCCATGAACTGGGGAATTAAATTCTCAGACGACTCACCCCTCATCTTTAACTCAAGGATTGAAACCATTAAGGAAAAACCTTACTGGCAGAGGCTTTTTTCTGAGAATAAATGCCTTGTGCCCATGACGGCCTTCTATGAATGGAAAAAAGAGGGAACAAGGAAAGTCCCTTACAGGATATTCCTCCCCAATGAAAGATTTTTCTTTGTGCCCGCGCTCTATCTGGAAAAGGACAGGCAGCTCTACGCATCTCTTATAACTACAACTTCAAACAAGTTCATAGAAAAGCTGCACCACAGAATGCCTGTAATACTTAAAATGAATGAGGCGCTGGACTACCTGAAATGCGATAGCGAGGTAAACCTTAAACGCTGCATCCCCTTAAGCTCAACCGAAAAAATGGATATGGAGCAGGTTACGCTTTAA
- a CDS encoding cysteine hydrolase — MDKALLVIDIQNDYFPGGHCELKGSMEAAENARKLIDSFRNRGSHVIFIQHLSLKPGATYLLPETLGAAIHESITPKPGEIVFQKNYPNSFRNTGLLEYLSERQLRQLYICGMMTHMCVDSTTRAAFDYAFDCTIAHDACATKALTIGEKTVAAEEVHWSFLAALNGMFAKVQSTGEIISTL, encoded by the coding sequence ATGGACAAAGCATTATTAGTAATAGACATACAAAATGATTACTTTCCGGGCGGCCACTGCGAGCTTAAAGGGAGCATGGAAGCGGCAGAGAACGCCAGGAAGTTAATAGATTCCTTCCGCAACAGGGGTTCACATGTAATTTTCATTCAGCATTTGTCGTTAAAGCCGGGGGCGACGTACCTGCTTCCGGAGACGCTGGGAGCGGCGATACACGAATCCATTACACCTAAGCCGGGTGAGATTGTTTTCCAGAAGAATTACCCCAACAGTTTCAGGAATACGGGGCTTTTGGAATATTTATCGGAGCGGCAGTTAAGGCAGCTTTACATATGCGGGATGATGACGCACATGTGTGTGGATTCAACAACGAGGGCGGCATTTGATTACGCTTTTGACTGCACCATAGCGCACGACGCCTGCGCGACGAAGGCGTTAACCATTGGCGAGAAGACCGTCGCGGCAGAAGAGGTGCACTGGTCGTTTCTTGCGGCATTAAACGGCATGTTTGCCAAAGTGCAGAGCACGGGTGAAATTATAAGCACATTGTAG
- a CDS encoding DUF3147 family protein, producing MLYYALKVIISSVLIVLVSEVSKRSTFLGSVFASVPLVSILAFIWLYVDTKDKLKVAELSRGIFWLVIPSLSMFLLLPVLMKKMGFYAALAVSIVLMVLFYFVMIFLLDKIGIKI from the coding sequence ATGCTCTACTATGCTCTTAAAGTGATCATATCCTCAGTCCTGATTGTGCTTGTTTCCGAGGTATCCAAAAGGAGCACTTTCCTGGGGAGCGTATTTGCCTCGGTGCCCCTTGTTTCCATACTGGCTTTCATATGGCTTTACGTTGATACAAAGGATAAGCTGAAGGTTGCGGAACTATCGAGGGGAATTTTCTGGCTCGTAATACCTTCCTTATCGATGTTTCTGCTGCTTCCTGTACTAATGAAAAAAATGGGGTTCTACGCGGCTCTTGCGGTTTCAATTGTACTTATGGTTCTGTTTTATTTTGTAATGATCTTTTTACTGGATAAAATAGGGATTAAAATATAA
- a CDS encoding phosphatase PAP2 family protein yields MKKIYLFITIIVFSIQGFPQEIGQKDSLQIPLQQEEQNQTALHISPFDNIGNNFLNAFSGYKGLLQLAGIASTYALIHTDVDYHVTTYFMDHSSYANYALPAVVLGSTLPITTGGVLYFLGKHNNDNRMIGASFAVLQSGLLTVAYISVLKGITGRAHPDASSPADRKAVSSRFNFGLVRSGIYRGWPSGHVGGAMAVASALSNYYPEKTWLKYLTYGWVAYTMASVSAFHKGTMHWFSDAVAASMMTYTIGASVGTYYRNVMEHNNEDVKFRFLPIAGGDYSGIILSYSF; encoded by the coding sequence ATGAAAAAAATATATTTATTTATAACTATTATAGTTTTTTCAATCCAGGGATTTCCGCAGGAGATAGGTCAGAAAGACTCGCTCCAGATTCCCCTCCAGCAGGAGGAGCAGAACCAGACAGCGCTCCACATTTCACCTTTCGATAATATCGGGAATAATTTCCTGAACGCTTTTTCGGGCTATAAGGGACTCCTGCAGCTTGCGGGCATTGCATCCACCTATGCTCTCATCCATACAGATGTTGATTATCACGTAACTACCTATTTTATGGACCATTCCTCATATGCAAATTATGCGCTTCCCGCCGTGGTGCTCGGCTCCACGCTCCCCATAACTACAGGAGGCGTGCTTTACTTTTTGGGCAAGCACAATAACGACAACAGGATGATCGGGGCATCGTTTGCAGTCCTGCAGTCAGGACTTTTAACTGTGGCCTACATATCCGTCCTTAAAGGCATTACAGGAAGAGCGCATCCCGATGCAAGTTCACCGGCCGACAGAAAGGCCGTAAGCAGCCGGTTTAATTTCGGCCTTGTACGAAGCGGCATATACAGGGGATGGCCTTCGGGACACGTGGGCGGGGCGATGGCTGTTGCATCTGCGCTTTCAAATTATTACCCCGAGAAAACGTGGCTTAAATACTTAACTTACGGCTGGGTGGCATACACCATGGCAAGCGTAAGCGCGTTTCACAAAGGAACAATGCACTGGTTTTCAGATGCCGTTGCGGCAAGCATGATGACATATACAATAGGCGCAAGCGTAGGCACATACTACAGGAATGTAATGGAACACAATAATGAAGACGTTAAATTCCGCTTCCTCCCCATCGCAGGCGGCGATTACTCGGGGATTATTCTTTCATATTCATTTTAG
- a CDS encoding DASS family sodium-coupled anion symporter produces the protein MGESLELKSRKIGFALGLVLFVIIMILPVPGVFIQMAADSLKMNASSPQVMEAAFGTKTVLATLAIMICWWITEALPIPVTALLPGVIFPLFHVTGVFGGKIYNFDAKNTFINYANPVIFLFLGGFLIAAALHKWNLDRRLTLYILTRGNLANKPRLVVLGIMSVSAFISMWISNTATAAMFLPLGLGILGLVGLEAGSSNMGKALMLGIAYSASIGGIGTVIGTPPNGICLSVLSASGYAKISFVDWMKFGVPCVMIMTPLAWLILMKIFPPEIKTIKGGKELLLKFKAELGPVSKEEKIIAGVFLLAVFLWISSPFWPYILPSWLSDRLSWFDEYVIALFAAFLLFIIPSDVKKHTFILDWKDSQSVEWGVLLLFGGGIALSDGMFRTGLAGYLASSFISFAGMPSTLLMLIFMVVMIDFLSEVTSNTAVASMMLPVVISIARNMGNDVVALAVGAALAASLGFMLPVATPPNAIVYGSGYLKVRDMIKAGFMLDIAGWLAVLVTLYVFAYQIFGVIRL, from the coding sequence ATGGGGGAATCTCTTGAACTTAAAAGCCGTAAGATCGGCTTTGCACTTGGACTTGTACTGTTCGTGATAATAATGATTCTGCCCGTGCCCGGAGTATTTATACAGATGGCGGCAGACTCCCTTAAAATGAACGCCTCCTCTCCTCAGGTTATGGAAGCCGCCTTCGGCACCAAAACCGTCCTTGCCACACTCGCTATAATGATCTGCTGGTGGATAACCGAGGCACTCCCGATCCCCGTTACTGCACTTTTGCCGGGAGTAATATTCCCGCTTTTTCACGTAACCGGGGTCTTCGGCGGAAAGATATATAATTTTGACGCTAAGAATACATTCATAAACTACGCCAACCCCGTTATATTCCTTTTCCTCGGGGGATTCCTTATCGCCGCGGCGCTCCATAAGTGGAACCTCGACCGCCGCCTGACTTTATATATCCTCACGCGCGGCAACCTGGCAAATAAACCCAGACTCGTTGTCCTGGGCATTATGTCTGTCTCTGCCTTTATTTCAATGTGGATATCAAATACTGCAACTGCCGCAATGTTCCTGCCTCTGGGACTCGGTATACTGGGACTCGTAGGACTTGAAGCCGGAAGCTCAAATATGGGAAAAGCCCTCATGCTGGGCATTGCATATTCGGCATCAATCGGCGGAATCGGAACCGTTATCGGTACGCCCCCAAACGGGATCTGCCTTTCTGTACTCTCGGCCTCCGGATATGCTAAGATTAGCTTTGTGGACTGGATGAAGTTCGGCGTCCCCTGCGTAATGATCATGACGCCTCTTGCATGGCTCATACTGATGAAAATATTTCCTCCCGAAATCAAAACAATTAAAGGAGGTAAAGAACTCCTGCTTAAGTTTAAGGCGGAACTGGGACCCGTTTCAAAAGAAGAAAAAATAATTGCAGGAGTCTTCCTCCTTGCAGTATTCCTCTGGATCTCAAGCCCCTTCTGGCCATATATACTTCCTTCCTGGCTTTCGGACAGGCTTTCATGGTTTGACGAATACGTAATAGCTCTCTTTGCGGCATTCCTCCTTTTTATTATTCCGTCCGACGTGAAAAAACACACTTTCATTCTCGACTGGAAGGATTCGCAGAGCGTGGAATGGGGAGTATTGCTTTTATTCGGAGGCGGCATTGCGCTTTCCGACGGCATGTTCAGAACGGGACTTGCCGGATACCTTGCGTCTTCATTTATATCCTTTGCCGGAATGCCTTCAACGCTTTTGATGCTGATATTTATGGTTGTAATGATAGATTTTCTTTCTGAAGTAACTTCAAACACCGCAGTTGCCTCAATGATGCTCCCCGTGGTAATCTCAATAGCCAGGAATATGGGTAACGACGTCGTGGCACTTGCAGTCGGCGCCGCACTTGCGGCATCCTTAGGCTTCATGCTTCCCGTTGCCACACCGCCCAATGCAATTGTGTACGGATCGGGCTACTTAAAAGTGCGTGACATGATAAAGGCGGGCTTCATGCTCGACATCGCCGGCTGGCTTGCCGTCCTGGTAACTCTCTACGTCTTCGCCTACCAGATCTTCGGCGTAATAAGACTTTAA
- a CDS encoding T9SS type A sorting domain-containing protein yields the protein MKSFSFRTHYSFSLSFLFIFIFNLNSSMAQECGECSRPRVALYDFAINVPRPSEADAIMQYLKLFFVGPYARGSVKDQYPYGSCISFLDGAMVNASDLQGDTLRFGPEYSNLPPAGAVESADYILTGEVTGSNGSYTAMISLEAAWSREVVASGRLPFTLSAESAPIQSVGIGLAEKISPLLSIIRNFELEKRNSDTKVAIRDISASGSKPEIEIKPSKKDPDVNETIDVEIKMIDCDGVPLKNREILFEGNDYEGNPLDASTGGKFEVKSVVTDESGTAKVKFTTGSQQTTGILHAYYVHEKPSGRPAMFIGTELINVKQPPVKYWKFNAQFSESRTYQCDTSWSNEYFAGRSSEQSSSFAGGHVSAILENISDSSAFFNYDNAVRHPLSVNGSGNYSEFSTSKSFEYITGKLNTADVRNDRVSGNASITKEISLFLDFNDSTESFTLDIGYPGKASYNGKLFGIPPEGGDLGWRPYAGDGEGGGAVDFSFSSTPGTHVSRSDSGYAIKYSETENSTEYTSGGKAYVTVRKNLSAFLAPYDKTTGVEEKLRHGIPDNYSLEQNYPNPFNPSTKIRYSLPERAFVTLKVYDVLGSEIASLVSQEKGAGNYEVEFDASKLTSGIYIYRIQAGKFTSARKLLLVK from the coding sequence ATGAAATCCTTCTCTTTCAGAACACATTACTCTTTCTCCTTGTCCTTTTTGTTCATTTTTATTTTTAATCTTAACAGCTCCATGGCACAGGAGTGCGGCGAGTGCTCGCGCCCCAGGGTCGCTCTTTACGATTTTGCCATAAATGTCCCCAGGCCTTCGGAAGCTGATGCAATTATGCAGTACCTCAAACTCTTTTTTGTGGGCCCCTACGCCCGCGGCTCTGTAAAAGATCAATACCCCTACGGAAGCTGCATTTCTTTCCTCGATGGTGCAATGGTAAATGCATCCGATCTCCAGGGCGATACACTCCGATTCGGTCCCGAATACTCTAATCTTCCCCCGGCGGGAGCTGTGGAAAGCGCCGACTATATTCTGACGGGTGAGGTCACAGGCTCAAATGGCAGCTATACGGCAATGATATCTTTGGAGGCTGCATGGAGCAGGGAAGTTGTAGCCTCAGGAAGACTTCCCTTTACTTTATCTGCCGAATCTGCTCCAATTCAAAGTGTGGGCATAGGCCTGGCTGAAAAAATATCCCCCCTCCTTTCAATTATAAGGAATTTTGAATTGGAGAAAAGAAATTCAGATACTAAAGTGGCTATCCGGGATATATCGGCATCCGGCTCGAAGCCTGAAATAGAAATAAAACCTTCAAAAAAAGACCCTGATGTAAATGAAACTATCGACGTTGAAATTAAAATGATCGACTGCGATGGCGTGCCCCTTAAGAACAGGGAGATCCTATTTGAAGGAAACGACTACGAGGGAAACCCCCTGGACGCCTCTACGGGCGGAAAATTTGAAGTGAAATCGGTTGTTACAGATGAAAGCGGAACTGCCAAGGTAAAGTTTACCACCGGCAGCCAGCAGACTACCGGCATCCTTCACGCTTATTATGTCCATGAAAAACCCTCCGGAAGGCCCGCTATGTTCATAGGGACTGAACTCATCAATGTAAAACAGCCTCCCGTAAAATACTGGAAATTCAATGCTCAGTTCTCAGAGTCCAGAACCTATCAGTGTGATACATCCTGGAGCAACGAGTACTTTGCAGGCAGAAGCAGCGAACAGTCTTCTTCATTTGCCGGCGGCCATGTTTCCGCTATACTTGAAAATATTTCCGATTCATCGGCATTCTTTAATTATGACAATGCTGTCAGGCACCCTTTGTCTGTAAACGGAAGCGGAAACTATTCGGAATTTTCAACCTCAAAATCATTTGAATATATCACGGGAAAGCTCAATACGGCTGATGTAAGAAACGACAGGGTTTCCGGAAACGCATCAATAACAAAGGAAATCAGCCTGTTCCTCGATTTCAACGACTCTACGGAATCCTTTACTCTTGATATTGGATATCCCGGCAAGGCAAGCTACAACGGAAAACTTTTTGGCATCCCTCCTGAAGGAGGTGACCTTGGCTGGCGGCCTTACGCGGGAGATGGCGAGGGGGGTGGCGCCGTCGACTTTTCCTTCTCTTCCACACCTGGAACTCATGTAAGCCGTTCCGACAGCGGTTACGCCATAAAATATTCGGAAACCGAAAATTCAACCGAATATACCTCCGGAGGAAAAGCATACGTAACCGTCCGCAAAAACCTTAGCGCTTTTCTTGCCCCTTACGATAAAACAACAGGAGTTGAAGAGAAACTGAGGCATGGTATACCGGATAACTATTCCCTTGAACAGAATTATCCTAATCCATTTAACCCTTCAACAAAGATACGCTACAGCCTTCCCGAAAGGGCATTCGTGACGCTTAAGGTTTATGACGTCCTTGGAAGTGAAATAGCTTCTCTTGTCAGCCAGGAAAAGGGGGCTGGAAATTACGAGGTGGAATTTGACGCCTCAAAGCTTACAAGCGGAATCTACATCTATAGGATACAGGCAGGAAAGTTTACTTCAGCCAGGAAACTTCTTCTCGTGAAGTAA
- a CDS encoding DUF937 domain-containing protein encodes MGLMDDIKGAAGGMLGNLGGQNSGITNALLQMFTHNEHGGIQGMIQSFQQKGLGGAIQSWIGKGENQPVSKEQIREGMGEERIQNLATKTGQSPDTVASKLQEVLPNVVDKLTPDGNVPQQSTLQQGINFIKEKL; translated from the coding sequence ATGGGATTGATGGATGATATCAAAGGCGCGGCAGGCGGAATGCTGGGAAACCTGGGCGGACAGAATTCAGGCATAACAAATGCTCTTCTGCAGATGTTTACGCATAATGAACATGGCGGAATCCAGGGAATGATTCAGTCGTTCCAGCAGAAGGGACTTGGAGGTGCTATACAATCGTGGATAGGCAAAGGTGAAAACCAGCCTGTATCCAAAGAACAGATCAGAGAGGGTATGGGAGAGGAAAGGATACAGAACCTGGCTACAAAGACGGGACAGTCGCCCGACACGGTTGCATCAAAACTGCAGGAAGTACTGCCGAACGTTGTTGACAAACTGACACCCGACGGCAATGTGCCACAGCAAAGTACGCTCCAGCAGGGAATTAACTTCATAAAAGAAAAACTGTAA